The Malaclemys terrapin pileata isolate rMalTer1 chromosome 7, rMalTer1.hap1, whole genome shotgun sequence nucleotide sequence ttggcagtagcgtgatttgtgggtaaggtctgatttgtatattgacctgggtctggggcttggtcctttgggatcaggagaacctttttcttttactggggtattggtttttataaccatttgtccccataacgtgtggcactggtggtaatactgggaaactggagcgtctaaggagattgcttgtgagacttgcggttagccagtggggtgagaccgaagtcttagtctggctggtttggtttgccttagaggtggaaaaaccccggccttgggctgtaactgccctattttagcaatttgtcctgagttggcactctcagttgggttccgccagaaccgcattgtcacagaccTACATGCAACTGACTGCACCCCGTGGCCACCTGTGCCCATGTGCCTCTGagagccgcctcctccccccaggagtGGCAGTCGTTTGAGTGGGGGAGACGGCAACACCCACACCCTACGCAACGCCCAGCTGGCCGCATGCAagcgggggcggggagaagaGTTCTGGGAGCCCCTCGTTCTGCTAGCAGCCCGAGCCGTTGTGGACCGTCTGTGGGACCCTGACGGCAGGATATTTCGGGACACTCCTTTGCTGTGTTCTGGGTATGGAAGTTGTGGGGCTGAACCCAGAGGACTCAGATGCCAACCGCTAAGGCCGGCCCCAGTGGCCCTCCGTCGGGCTTGCTGGCTTCTCTCAGCGGGACGCTCCATCGGTGCTGAGTGCCACTGGGCAGAGCTCGGCCTGGGCACAGCCTGCGAGGTGATGGCACCAGACCCACAGTCACAGCGTCAGGACaggggcagctggggaggagccggggaccagcctgggggtggtggggagctgtggggctaaCAGCCTGCCTGCAGGGCTCACATTGCTCATGGCTGCCGCAGGCAGCCACAAGTCCTGGGGCCCATGAACTCTGCCccatacccccccaccccccaatcagcCGGGAGATGTGTGCACGGACCGACACTGCCCACCAGTGTGATCACTGGGCCTGTCTTAGGTGGAGGTaacccaatgggggggggggggcttccctGGGGTACTGGGGGCCCTGCTCCATTtgttgaggggtggggggaggctttgGGGGATCTGTGTAGAGCTTATGAAGGCTGATTCCATGAACTCTCTGAAGCACTCCGGCTCGGGGCCTGGCCTCCGGCACTTGCTGACAGGGCCATGGGGCGGCTCCGGGAGCAGCTCCAGGACAAAGCTACTGTGAACATGCAATGGCTCAGCCCTGGCCATGCAAGGGATCTGCTAAAAGGCCTGGCCAGGCTGAAGGAGACCAGCTCTCCCAGGCGGCCggcagggagcggggccagggAAAGGAAGGCTTTCTGAGCGTTGGGGCCCACTGGAACAGAGCAGGAGCCgagggctgcaggggcagggagcgTGGGCACCAGGAGGCAGTGCTGGAGGGCCCTGGCAGGACGGAGCGACCGGAGGGCTCTCAGAGCGGAGGGGTTTCCACGCAGGCTTTGCATGGATCTCCCCAGGAATAAAGCGGGTGTGTGAGAGAGTCCCCGAAGGGTTACATGGAACGGACACGCCCACGGGGAGGATGTGTTTAGGGTCAGGGCGTGGGGGGAAGTGAGGGGGGCCAGGCCTGGTCTTGGGGCCTAGGGAGCTGGGCTCCGGGCCCCAGTCCTGAGCAGGGCCACAGCCCGAGTCAGGCCAGTGCCCAGACGCAGCAGCCCGGTACGCGTGGACCAGGCACTTGCCCTAATCCTGCCTGTAATTCACACATTAATCCAGTGTGAGAGCTTTAGCCAGCCTCAGCGCTTCTGCAGCACCAACCTGCAGACCCCACGGGCTGGCGCCCAGCTCCACGGGCTGAGTCCCCAAACCAGCTGTGCCATGCCAAGCCAGGGAGCCCGGCCTGCCCGCAGCAGAGAGACGACTGGCCCCGCTGAGTGCCTGACGGGGGCCCaagcagggcagagcctggcagtGCCACTCCGGGTGGGCTCCAGGAGGGCACATGGCTGGTACCCACCCAGGAGGGGATCTCCTGCCGCCTCCCGCAGCTGGATGCCTGGcccgccccagcccagcctcaccccaCCAGCACACCGAAGGGCTCTGCCAATATTGACCCAACCACTCCCGCAGCAGTGCCAAGCCTTGGGCTAATATTTGAGGCAGCAGGTTTCCATCCCGTCCCGGCCTGTGCCGTCCCCCCCAGCAACAGCCCCACTGGAGCCAACcggggtgtgtgtgcatggtggggggtggggcacagggccACCACCTGGGGAGAAACAGCAACGGCTCCAGAGCTCCCACAGGGacatccctgctccccacagtgccccactGGGacaggccggggctggagcagttgggagctcccccacagccgccccctgccctgccccatccccacagcgccccctgctgggagcccccccctgccccgcccccacagtgccccctgctgggagctccccagAGCCAaaatcctgccccacccccacagcaccccctgctggcagctcccccccacagcaccccctgctgggggctgcccccacagccagtgccctgtcccacccccacagCGCCCCGCTGACAGCTCCTCCACagcgctccctgctgggagctccccccaatccggtgccctgccctgcccccatagcaccccctgctgggaactccccagagccagcgccctgctctgcccccatagcaccccctgctgggaactccccagagccagcaccctgctctgcccccacagcgccccctgctgggagctccccccatcCGGCGCCCTGCCtcgcccccccagcgctgccggccGGAAGGACTGGGGTTACAAACCCTGCCATGGCAGACGGGCTGCAAGGCCGGGATGGGCAGGGCGACATGGGATGCATAGAGACGGGTCCCAGCACAGTGCCAGGCAGCGGCACCGCTGGTGCCCTGGGAGAGGCGGCTGGTCTGACTCACGTGCCCAGGGTCTCACGGAACTCGTAGATCTCCCGGATGTCCTGGGCTCTCTTCTTCCAGCTCGGCCCATCCTCACCCAGAGGCATCATCCTTCCCCGCTGGGCTGTCAGCCGCCTTCCCTGAGGTGCAGTGGGCAGCGCCCCAGCTGGCCTGCGCAGAGCACCAGCTTGATGGCACCACGCTCAGGGCCTGTGTGGGGCAGCATGAGGAGGTGGCATCAGAGCCGAAGAGCTGGCCGCCTGTGCCGGCCTGGACAGGAGCTCGAGCTGAACCAGCAGAGCTGAGGGGTCAACGACTGGATCAGCCGGGGTGGGAGGgcggggccggggaaggggcgggagggcAGGGCCCAGGAGCTCAGCCTCTTGGAaacccccaggagtcctggtggtGCAGGACCCCCGGTGTGGTGtgtgcccagccccaggcccaTTGCCCCTCTCACTGGTGGGAGGGGCGAGGGGGGTAGGAGACTGCAGTAGCAGAGATTGGGGCCGGGGCCATGGCAGGCCAGGGCACGGGTCTCTTCACCCTACCGCCTCCCTGGGTCGCcaggtccctgcccccagcctcttcCACCCTGTCCTCAGCCCTGccagtcctgcccctggccacTCCGGCTCTGCCCCTGGTcccaccagccctgccctgcacccgGTCCCGCCCCCCACCGCCGCAAACGCTCTAGGGAGCGCCCCAGAGTAAAGGTGCAGATCAGAttaaaggtccgtctagcccagtgtcccgtctgccgacagtggccaatgccaggtgctccagggggaatgaaccgaacaggaaatcgtcaagtgatccgtccccagtcgcccattcccagcttcaggcaaagATCCCCCCGCAGCAGCCTGGCCAACAAGGCCCTCCCGCCCCTTCCCGCGCCCTGGGGCCCAATCCAGCCTATTCCCCAGGGCCCTGGCCAGGCACTATCCCTGCCCATTAGCTCACACCCCACAGAACCACGCCTGCCGATGGGGGCCCCCGGCCGCCTGGatcctgccaggccaggccctgcATCGCACAACACGCCTGGCCAGCAGGAAGGTGCAGAGGGGCACAGCAGGGCACACGCAGAGCTGGGCACGCACCCCAGCAGGCAGCGGGGCACACCCAGACACAGGGAGTGGGACATGCGCACAGCTCCCCCAtgggtgtgcatgcacacacatacacagatcaCGTGCACAAACACAGAGCTCTCCAtccacacatgcgcacacacacagatccatgcacacacacacatccctgcacACGCACACATGGATCCGGGCACAGAGACCGCTGCACACACAAGCATGTaagcacacacatacagagatccCTGCACACACAGACACCTGCACAGACACTGTGCACACATACGCACaccctgtacatacacacactgtgCGCACTGTGCacatacatgtacacacacatgcaccccacacaaacacacacaccgaAGACcccacgcatgcacacacactatgcacacacacgcaccccacacacacactgtgcacacgcacacacactgtgCACGCATGCACTCCCCCCactgtgcacacgcacacacgtgtgcacactccccccacactgtgcacacacatgcacatttgcgcactccccccacacacaatgcacacatgcacgcactccccccacacacactgtgcacACGCACACGCGtgcactccccccacacacagtgcacACACACGCGtgcactcccccacacacagtgcacacacacacgcgtgcACTCCCCCACatacagtgcacacacacactgtgcacacacacacacgtgcactcccccacacactgtgcgtgcgcacacacacactgtgcgtgcgcacacacacacgcactcccacacacacacactatgcacacacatgcgcacactccccccacacactgtgcacacacacacacacacacactgtactcccccaacacacacgcgTGCACTTCCCCtccacagtacacacacacacactatgcacacactccccccacacactgtgcacacacacacactgtgcacacacacgcacgcggCCCCGCCCGGCCCTTACCGCGCgccccgctctccctggagcCGAGCCCGAGAGCGGCCGCAGCTCCCACCCGGccggcaccgccagccccagTGACGTCaccgcggggcggggcggggctcgcTCCGGGGAGGCCAATCCGAGGCCGGGATCTGCCTGGCGACGGGAGTAAACTAAAAttagccggggggaggggcagggcggcTCCATGCACAGGCGGGGGGGGGCCcaatcccgccccctccccccgccggacCCACTGAGCCCTGGGAGcgagggggtgcggcagccccggaacccctagttccagcccctagGGCAGCGACCCCGCCCCGCGGGACCCCCCCACGGGACCCTCCTTCTCCAGACCCCCCCCACGGGACCCCCTTCTCCAGATACCACCCCACGGGGCCCCCCCATGCGGTATCCCCCTTCTCCAGACCCCACCCCATGCAGTATCCCCCTTCTCCAGAGCCACCCTGCGGGGACCCCAGACTTCTCCAGACCCCCTGAGGCAGTACCCCCCTTCTCCAGAGACACCCCACTGGACACCACCACCCCCCCTCCACAGAACCCCCAGCCTTCTCCAGACCCACCCCGCAAGAATACCCCACACAGGATCCCCTTTTCTAAAACCACCCTGTGggatccccccacagccctgccccctgaaaGCCCCCCCTTCTCCAGAGCTGCCACATggttccccaccccacacccctccactaCCCCCCATGGGACCCCCTCACCCTGTGAGGTACTCCCACCCCTTTGCCAACCCATTCCACTTCTCCAGCTCTCTCCAGGCCCCTTCTTCATGCCTGCCCCATGGATCCTCCGCTTGCCCCTTTGCACTTCacagcccccagctccctcccaggcGCACTTAGCACAGGCCCAGCCAGCTGGGCCCAGGCCCATCGCCAAAGGGAGCCTACGACTGAGTAACTTGCCCTGAGGGGTTCCCCTTAGCTCCTAGGCCTGCATGGGCCCTTCTCTCTAGCActcccagctgctcccctccTGGCCCCAATTACAGCCTACTGAACTCACTGCCACTGGACAGCAGGGGGTTGACTAAAAGGTCTTTCCTCCCTGTTTTAAACAAGCTACGTTTCAACATCCTGAAACGCCCCCTGGTTCTCCTGCCAGGACAGAGGGAGAACAGCCTCTTCTAGCCCATTCATTGCCCAGGCCACCTTTATCAGCTCCCCGCTTGTCTCTTCTCTAATGGAGACAGGCCCAAGCTTTTCAGTCTCTGCCCGGGGGCTTTCCAGCCCCACATCATTCTCGCTGCCTCTGCCCAAGCCCCTGGATTCCTGCTACGTCCTGGCTGAGATGGGGGCACTAGCACTGAGCACAGCATCCCAGAAGAGGCTTTTTCATCCTTGTGCATCCCaactttttatttgcttgttcGCTGCTGCACATGGAGCAGAGCTTCCATTGACCAGCACAAGAACCCCCAGGCCTTTTTCCTGGGTCATTACAGTTCATGTAGAGCCCTGTACAGCAAGTGAGCAGGTTGACTTATTCCTTCCAATGTCCATTTGTCTGTTAGCACCGAACGGCATCTCCCAGGGGGCACCTGGTCTCCCCGCTGGGTCAGGCTCCTCTCAGTCTTCACCATCTTCAGTTAAATAATGTGGTGTCATTTGCACAGTGGCCACATTTCTCACTCACTAATAAATACACTAAACCCCCAGCCTCGGACCCAACCATGGGCCAGGAACTTCCCAAGAGAACAATTGTAGAGttggaaagagggtggggggagcgaggCAGGCGTAGAAAAGTCCGTGAGCCACACAGGCATCTCCATGTAGTCACAGCTGGACAGTGCTCGTGGCCTCAGGCCTTCCCCACCTTGGCCCTGCTGGATCTCCTAGGCCAGGGTTCTGGCTCCGTCCCTGGCTGAGGCTCTTTGGAAGTCCCGCTCCACGAGTGAGCTGCTCACAGAGTTCCAGCAGCCTCgtgcccccctcgccccccgcaGTGCTTTGCAGGGGGGTTCCCCTTCAACTAGTCCGTACAGTCCCACCACTTCAGCTGGCCCACTTTCCGCCCTAGCCAGAATGACATGGAAACCTTCCTGCATTAGCGTCTGCCGGTGGGTTTGCTCTGGTTTTAGCTCACTAACAACAGGGGCCTCCCAGAGCTGCTGGCATcatggctgggggctggagcaggccTCACCCGCTCCCATGCCCTGATACAACCATTCAAGCTTTCAGAGAAAGTGGTGCAAGGGCCCTCTGGCCACTCCCAGACCAGTGGGCCCAAGgaccagccccagcctggcccacaGCCTCCCAGCAAACAGGGAGGTGAGTGAAGAAACCACTGGAAAGAAAAAGGTTTCTCTGCCTGGAACCAGATGGGTTCCATCCTTGTGCCCCCGCAGCTGGgggaggccagggcaggcagctgCATTCGGGAAGCACAGAAGGGGCCTGGTGCTGGCTGGGGTTAGCACTAGCAGGGCAGGCAGgactcaaccccccccccccccccccgccaccctcccAAGGCAAGTAGcagcttccccacccaccccatggGCTACAGCTAGGTTTGGAGAGGCtctgctctcctgccccccattccCTGGCAGGGCCTGTGCAGAGAGACCCACCCACTCTCCCACAGGAAGTGGTGCTGGGCACTGACATGGGACAGGTGCACAGCCACCtcaatcccctcccccatcagctaAAACACTGTCATTCACAGGGGTCAGGCGCAGCGCCGCTcggccctgcagcagcaggcggcacccccagcccggcccggcccagcctcaGTGCTGAGACCCCCCGAGCCTCAAATCTCAGCAGTAAGCAGGCTGCTCCCCCTAAACAGAGGGGAGCCCAGGACCCTGCCTGGCCCCAGCTCAAGCCCTCTGGGTTCTGCCCAGTAGCACAGCCCTAGCCATGGTGTCCCTGCCCTCCCAGGAGACGGCTCCTACAGCCAGGAGCTCCCCAAGCCAGGGCTAAGGTGCTCTCCCAGCCAGGCACGGCTTGTGCCTCCCCCAGAGAGGCGAGCCTCACACAGGGCTGagtgcagggctgcagggggcgcGCAGGCCCCAGAGACCCCCAGGTGGAGTGGGGCccaccctgctgcagggcaggtggcCTAGCTGAGCCTGTCCCAGGAGTGGGGCCTGCTGCCCACTCCCACCCAGGCTTCAGCCAGGGGCTAGTCACTTGCTGGGCAGAGGCAGAGATCCAGCCCCTGTCCCTCCATTTGCTACTGCCTTCCTGCCCACCCAGCACCGCCAGATCTGCCCTGGCATGACTGGTACAGCAGGGACATGCTCTGGCCCCACTGCTGCACTGGCCTGAGGCAAAGTGAGGGGCTGCCCTTTGGGCCTCACCTTCCCTCTGCACTTCGGCAGCTCCCTCCCGGGGCTGGACAGCCTCCGGCCATGGAGCCTTCTAGCCCTGCTCCCCAGGGGCCAGCCCCccgcccagggggagggggacagctaCAGCCCCCTGCTTTGGCAGCTCTCTCCGCACCTGGGGACTGAGCTGGAAGGGGAACAGAGATGCACTGTCCAGTGGTCTGTCTCCCCCCCAGGCAGTGAGACTGGGGGCTGCAGCTCTCCAGCCCCCGGCTGCAGCCTGGCTGATGTCATGGCTTTCCAAGAATAACAGCAGGGCCCAGCTGGCTGCAGGCACGGCCGTTCCCAGGGTCACAGCACCCTCTGCTGCTCACAATTGGGCACTGCAGGGGGCACCCAACCCACTGGTTTCTCCAGGTAGCGCCTCCCTGCTTGGCTTCAGGCTGTGTTCCCTGGCACAGGGGAGCTCGGCCCTTTGGAGGCTGGGGCTATGCCAGCAGGGCTGGTCAGCCCCTGCCCTTGCCCGTGTGACCAGGAGGGAGGCAGCAAGAACTGCCCTCTAGGGACCAGGGACCCTTCCAGACAGGCAGCTGTGCTTGTGCGGTCCCGGGGCTGATGGGTGGCTCTTTCCGGCAGCCAGACAAGGGCTCTGGGTCAACGGCCAGATGGGCCAGAAAGGAAAGGGAGCCGCCTACAGGCAGACGGGTGAGGGAGCCCTCTCTGCCCTTGGCTGCAGCGGGGCTCCAAAGAACAGACCTAGGAGAAGGGCCCTgggccctgtcccagccctgcgcAGCACCCACCCCTGCAGATCACCTGCTCCCACTGGCAGCTGGGAAGGGAGATCGCCCCTTGCACAGCATAGTAGGGAAGGGAGATGCAGAGAAGCTGGGCACcccagggagaagggggagtaCAGAGAGCTGCTCAGGGAGATGCTACCAGGTTCAGAGCCGCAGGCGGGGACACGCATGGGGGCTGTCTCCCCAGGGCCTGGCAAACCCCTCCCGCCTGGCCCCAGGCAGAGCTGAGCCCGTGCCCAGCCCCACTGAGACAGGGACGGGGAAGTCACTTCTAAGGCCAAGGGTTGGAGCCTCCCCGTCCCCAGCGAGGAGCTGTCAGTgcaggcagagggagcccagctgggcagccagtcCGGAGAGACAGGGCGGTGTGGCACTTCCCCATTAGCCATCCAGGAGCTTGAGGATGCTCTCACGCTCCTTCAGGGTCTTCCAGGCCTGGTCCTTCTCCTTCTTGGTGGGTGTGCGCTTCTTCTGGCGTGCCGCCATGATCTTGCGGAAGGCATCCATGACCTCATTGTCAGCCATGCGCACACGCTGCCGCAGAACCTGCCTGTGCAACTCATCCTTGGCCAGcctggggagagaggcagagccGTCAGCTGCGGCCTagccccccccaccagcacctccGGCCCCACACCCACCTGAGCAGCTCCTGCTTCTTGGCCCGGTTGTGAGCGCTGAGCGCCTTAAGTTCGGCCTGCCTCTTGCGCAGCTCCGCCAGGACCTCGTCCTCCAAGTCCTCGGGGGGGCGGTCCTCCGACTCCAGCAGGCCTTGGGCAATCAGCTCCTCTTTGAGCCGCCCCTCCAGGGACTTGGTGTGGGGGACGCTGCAAGAGAAGAGCGCTGCTGTGAGCCCCCGGCAGCCCAGCACCCCGGCTACCGCAACAGCACAGcctgccagctcctgccctcccctTGTTCCCGCTCCCCTCTGccaaggggcaggcagggctggccctcaCTCCAGAAAGGAGGCAGTGAGAACTAACCCGTCTCCCTGCCCAGATCTCACCCACAGGCTGACCGCTTCCGAGTCCAACTCCGCAAGAGCACGAGCCCATTCCTCTCCCTTTGCTCTGGGGCTGCCTGCTAGGCACAGGAGAGCCGGGCTCTAGTGCGCTGGATCTCAGAGGGGCCAGGAGAGTTCTGCTCAGGTGCGGAGCACACCAGGCTCTCTAACCCTTGAACTGCTCCCTGAGCAATTCCTCCACGCCTCTAGACACGAGAAGAGAGgtttctttctctgcttctaCTACAATTCTGTGAGGGGTCAgcgagcatgtggacaagggggaagcCAGTGGATCCAGTGTACTTAGATATCCAGAAAGCCTGTgaccaggtccctcaccaaaggctcttaagcaaaggaagctgtcatgggagaagagggaaagttctctcatggatcagtagctggttaaaagataggaaataaagggtaggcataaatggtcagttttcagaatggagagaggtaaatagtggtgtccaccAGGGGTctctactgggaccagtactgttcaacatattcataaatgatctggaaaaggggcaaacagtgaggtggcaacatttgcagatgatacaaaactagtcaagatagtgaagtcccaggcagactgcgaagagctacaaaaggatctctgaaaactaggtgactgggcaacaaaatggcagatgaaattcaatgttgataaatgcaaagtaatgtacattggaaaacagaatcccaactatccatataaaatgatggggtctaaattagctgttaccactcaagagagagatcttggagtcattgtggatagttgaaaacatccactcaatgtgcagcggcagacaaaaaagcaaacagaatgttgggaatggCTAGACAactatgcacatgctaaataaaattaagaaagggatagataacacagaaaatattgtattgcctctatataaatccatggtacgcacACACTTTGAATAAtgtgtcaccccatctcaaaaaagctatattggaattagaaaaggtttagaaaagcgcaacaagaatgattaggggtatggaacaacttccgtatgaggagagattaataagactgggacttttcaacttgaaaaagagacgactaaggggggatatgatagaggtctataaaatcatgactggtgtggagaaagtaaataagagtgttatttactctgtctcataacacaagaactaggggttacccaatgaaattaatgggcagcaggtttaaaacaaacaaaaggaagtatttcttcacacaatgcacagtcaacctgtggaactcctttcctgaggaggttgtgaaggctaggactataacagggtttaaaaaagaaatggataaattcatggaggttaagtccattaatggctattagccaggatgggtaaggaagggtgtccctagcctctgtttgtcagagggtggagatggatggcaggagagagatcacttgatcattgcctgttctgttcattccctctggggcacctggcattggccactgtcagcagacaggatactgggctggatgtacctttggtctgacccagtctggtcgTTCGTAAGTTCTTCCCTTACAGCCCCGGCTCATCCACCCCAGGCCTGAGGGGCACCTCAGCGCATTCAGACCAGGCTCTTCCAGAAGCCGAGGAGGAATTTCCTGGGCAGAAGAACCTCTTGgccaggctgccagcccccctgGCTGGCCGCATGGAGCTGCTCACCTGAAGGGTTTGTTCTGGCTGCGGGGCGAAGTACCGGCACCGTCTGCTCCCGAGTCTTTGCCCGCCAGCTCTGGGATCGGGGAGTCCTCGATGGGCGAGATGATGTTCTCCTAGGAGAGGGAGGGTGAGTTCCAAGCTGCTGGGACCCACGCCCCACGGGATCTGGCAGCCAGGCTCACCCCGGAGTCTCACTCACCTCGACAAGTGCCTGCAGGAGGCGCTGCGTCAAGGGCCCAAAAGGGCAGCCGTCCTCAGGCTGCTCCTGCTGGGACTCCGACTTCTTCAGCAGGGCGTCCACATCTGGGAGGGAGGCGAGAAGGAAGCGGTGAGCAGAGCGGCAGTTGCAGCAGAACAGGGCCTAGCAGCCTCCGCTCTGGGACTCCCCAGCTGCCCCGTGCAAGGCTGGCATGTCCACCACTCCCCTGCACCAGGGCCTGGGACTCTCCAGCCATACGGGCGAGGCTGGCACACACCCTTACCCCCACACCAATCCCTCGGTGCGGACAaagcacagcccccccaccccacccctcagtGCTGGGCATGGACGAACCCCCCCCAAATATATGTCATCCAGTCCCTCCATGGTGCTGTTGCCCAGGGGCGGGGAGCAGAGGCACCTTTTGTGTCCAGCTCTGTTAACGGTCCCAGGATGCCTTTCTTCttgtcagcagcagctgctgcccggGCGCCATCCTTCTGCTCCTCCAGCAGATCCTCCTGGGCCCAGCGCTGAGAGTAATGCTTCCCCAGGGGTGGGATCTACAAAAGCAGGACAGCGAGAGCAGGAGCTCAGGGAACTGGGCTCagagtccctgcagcccctctcccaccaGAGACGTGGCAGAGCATGGCCTTAtgcctccctctgcaccccacgCTGACAAGCAGTGCCGGGTGTCTCAAGGTGCCAGCTGGCTGTGAGCAAGCCCTGCT carries:
- the TADA3 gene encoding transcriptional adapter 3 → MSELKDCPLQFHDFKSVDHLKVCPRYTAVLARSEDDGIGIEELDTLQLELETLLSSASRRLRVLEAETQILTDWQDKKGDRRFLKLGKEHELGTPVKHGKPKKQKLEGKGGHGTGPGPGRPKSKNLQPKIQEYEFPDDPVDMPRIPKNDAPNRFWASVEPYCADLTSEEVRTLEELLKPPEDEAEHFKIPPLGKHYSQRWAQEDLLEEQKDGARAAAAADKKKGILGPLTELDTKDVDALLKKSESQQEQPEDGCPFGPLTQRLLQALVEENIISPIEDSPIPELAGKDSGADGAGTSPRSQNKPFSVPHTKSLEGRLKEELIAQGLLESEDRPPEDLEDEVLAELRKRQAELKALSAHNRAKKQELLRLAKDELHRQVLRQRVRMADNEVMDAFRKIMAARQKKRTPTKKEKDQAWKTLKERESILKLLDG